The nucleotide sequence TCCTAAGGGGTCGCCGTGGGTTTTTTGTGCCACAAGCCCCGGGGGCGGGACGGGGACTCGGCTGCGGCTCCAGCGCGCGACGCCGAGCGTCTCTGAGGCGGGCAGAGGGACGGAGCACTTGTGCGCAGGCGCAGCAGCGCAGGCCCGGGCGGGCGGCGGGCGAGGAGCCTAGAGACGGGCCTGCTCACCTCCGGGGCGGCCGAGGCGGCTCTGCGGCCTCCCGAGCGACGGGCTGGTGAGCGGGGCGGAGAAGCGGCGGGGCTGCGCGAGGGGGGCGGCGGAGGGAGACGGGGCGTGAAGAGGCGGCGCGGCCTTCGGCTCCCTCGCCCTTTGCGCCAGGGCCCGTCTggtcattcgggggggggggcgaggttaCTTTTACTTTTATTCCTTGAATGTGCGGGTCTCTTTATGTGGCTCAGAGGACGAAGAGAAGAAATCCCCCAGAGAAATGCCTTAAAAACACCCCCACCCGCTTCGGAAAGGCTACAGGTTATATGGGAACGTTTTCGCCTAACGCCGAAAGTGAATCGCCGAAGTGTAAAGCCGGAAGGGAGGATCctctgggtcatctagtccaacccactgcagtgcgggaatcttttgcccaatggggGGCTCGAATCAACAGcatatcatggggggggggggacgactgccGTGGTGCCCGTTGCCCCGGGCGCACAGTCTGGGGGCATGAAGCAGGCacctccccatccctgttgtgCCCTGCCTAGCTCTGAGAAAGGAAGGTGAAAAGCAAATGTAGAATTTTGATAGTTGGGTATTTTTAGCAGGTGTAGAATTTGTTATCCACATCTCTTGTGAAATAAAGTATTTAAACATTCACTGCTTTGGCTGAAGGACTTAATACACCCATAGGATGGCAGACAAGATGCCTGAGTTTCTTAGATTGTGATCATTATACAGTATAATTCTCTGAATTCTCTCCTTTTATTACAGACTGCAATGGAGCTCCTTGAAGAAGATCTTACATGCCCCATTTGTTGTAGTTTGTTTGAGGATCCCCGAGCCCTACCCTGCTCACATAACTTCTGTAAGAAATGTTTGGAAGGGATTTTGGAGGGAAATGCTCGGAATGTAATTTGGAGACAGTCTCTCTTCAAATGCCCAACATGTCGGAAGGAAACCACTGTGACAGGGGTTAACAACCTGCAAGTCAACTATTCCCTCAAAGGTATTGTAGAGAAATATAACAAGATTAAGGTAACCTCAAAGATGCCTGTGTGTAAAGTACACAGCGGTCAGCCTCTCAACATTTTCTGCCAAACAGACACACAGTTGATATGTGGTATCTGTGCAACTCGAGGAGATCATATAAAGCATGTGTTTTGTTCTATTGAAGATGCTTATTTTCAGGAAAAACTTGCTTTTGAGACATTGTTCCAGGGCTTTGAAACATGGCGTTGTGGGGATGCACTTTCTCGGCTAGACACCCTGGAAGCCAGCAAGCGcaaagccctccagatgctgacaAAGGACTATGACAgagtaaaagatttttttgagaaattaCAGTATACACTGGAACAAAAAAAGAATGAGATACTTTCAGATTTTGAGACAATGAAGCTTGCAGTCATGCAGGCATACGATCCAGAAATTAATAAACTGAACACTATTATACGAGAACAACGAACCGCTTTTAATATTGCCGAAGCCTTTAAAGAGGTGTCTGAACCCattgtgtttttgcaacagaTGCAGGAATTCCGAGAGAAAATCAAGGTGATCAAGGAAACCAAATTGCCTTGTCTTACTGTCAACATCAATTCCACAATGAAAGGATTTGATACAAGCCACTGGGAACAATTTAAGCTTGCAGATGTGGACAAACTTTCTTTACCTCAGGAAAAAAGTACTTTTAACTGGGCATTTTCTTCATTGTCCTTACATAAGTTAATTGTGattgttttgctttccttcttTATACTTGCTGCCACACAGATGTTTTTTATGGACTTTCTATCTAACAGTCTCCAGCACTGGAAAATACTTATATCTGCATTTGGCACAGGTTATCTGGCAGACACAGCAGAGATGGCAGATCATGCTATCATCTACTGGGAGAAGATGACTGGTGGTGCTGCCATTCTGAGTGAAAAATGTGTAAATTACACCCTTGTGATGTTGGATAATATTGCCCAATTTATGTGCAAATACAAAATTTTGTAACTTCTACCCTTGTATAATAAGAAAAGTATGTTCAAACTGATTACTTTGGAAGCTTCTTAAAAAGTGATTAAGCAATCATTGATGTCATTTTTCTCAGGTCCAACTACTGATACTTGGAAATACTTTGCACATTGAATTTGAAAGGAGATACCTACTTAGGTAAAAAGTGCCAATTTATCTTGTTTTTCCCAAGGTGAAAGGCATCAGTTGTGTGTACAGTATGAATCAATAGGCATTGAAGATTATGTAAAAATATTCATGAAATACGGTATGTGCATTGCTGTTGAGTTTCAACGTTAAGAAGGACACATGGGGAGAAAATGTATAAGTAATAGGTTGTGAGGTCAAGTATATAAGTAATAACCACTGATGTACCAAACTTCAGAAGTACGGCACATTGCAAAACAATTCCTGATGTGGATGTACATGTGAAAGAACAAATACATACTATTAACTTCTAAAAAACTGTTTCTAGTTAGATGCTGATCCTAAATATACCCTGTCTTGAAAGTAAGTCTCAGTGGCTTTAAAGGTAGCTGTGTTGATCcaaaagggtggaattcaacttcACACTTTTCCAGTTGTTCATTCCGTGCAAATACTCCAGCTTGCCAGGCAGAGCAGTAACCCCTTCCCCtgcatgtgctgttctgggggttctctcatGCTGCCAAGCCAATTTCAGGGAGTACCAGGGGCAAAAGAGGGGGTAAGCCCTGTTGTGGAAGTCCTTATCCAGGGATTCTGCCGACAGGTCTgtttaggtgaatcccacccaaaatatATAATCTAAATTCATATTAGGGAAATAAATTAGGCCAACCAAATTGTTACAAAGTGGTGTGCAATCTTTTGAATTCCTGAGAAAACTTCAGGATGGATgttaaaaggaggaagaaaaaaggcTGCTGGTCTGATCAGGCCATCTTAGCCTGCTGTCCAAACACTGTTCCAGAGGTTTCGATGGAGGGAAAGTCTTCCTCTGCCCTGTTCAAAACAGCTCTGTCATATAAAGTACTATATAAATTTCAAAACAGCTCTGTCCTATAAGGTACAGAAATCCTTAGTTGAAAAGTACAGTAAAAATACCACTGATGGGAAGCTCCAAAATGGGGCATTCTGGGAGACACTGAGCCAGCTTGGGATCCATTTGTTTCTGAGTCAGACTCATTACTGTCACTTGGGTGTTGGGCCGATTGCCAGCATAGCAGgggtctggaggtcctgggctgtccagacccacccaccctctgcctcactgatggggtccaaaggaaagcagagcactgTTTGGCatcagcctggctgcaggagttgtggaaggaggcatacaagaagCCATCTTGGGAGTCTTCTCCACATTTCGTAGGGTTTACTGCTTAGCttattctcccaaagatatcctgcaaggcagcagatggTTTGGATCAGAGAGTTGTCCTGCTAGATGAGTacatgggctcccttcccagactgatgagccccatctgcccctcacttgcctctacagcacgtgcagaaaccaccttgattgttggacccactattattCCTGTCTGCTTAATCCGCTGGAGCCCATCTtcacatgcaagggaagtccctaATCCACAAAGGATTTTGAGACCAATTGGCTACCCCCACCTGGATTAGCTGGCAAATTGAAGGAATTTCCTGAGTTGTGGCCACTGTCCCATGCTGACAGTTACGAGCTGCGAgtaa is from Podarcis raffonei isolate rPodRaf1 chromosome 3, rPodRaf1.pri, whole genome shotgun sequence and encodes:
- the TRIM13 gene encoding E3 ubiquitin-protein ligase TRIM13, translated to MELLEEDLTCPICCSLFEDPRALPCSHNFCKKCLEGILEGNARNVIWRQSLFKCPTCRKETTVTGVNNLQVNYSLKGIVEKYNKIKVTSKMPVCKVHSGQPLNIFCQTDTQLICGICATRGDHIKHVFCSIEDAYFQEKLAFETLFQGFETWRCGDALSRLDTLEASKRKALQMLTKDYDRVKDFFEKLQYTLEQKKNEILSDFETMKLAVMQAYDPEINKLNTIIREQRTAFNIAEAFKEVSEPIVFLQQMQEFREKIKVIKETKLPCLTVNINSTMKGFDTSHWEQFKLADVDKLSLPQEKSTFNWAFSSLSLHKLIVIVLLSFFILAATQMFFMDFLSNSLQHWKILISAFGTGYLADTAEMADHAIIYWEKMTGGAAILSEKCVNYTLVMLDNIAQFMCKYKIL